GGGTGGCTCAAACACATTAAAGCAGTGCTGGATGCTGGAGTGTTCATtgccaaggtgtgtgtgtttgtgtgtgtgtgtgtaaaaactggAAGATGTAGACCTTTGAGTTTTGTCTAATTAAACTCAGAATAAAACTTTAATTAGGATGAAATCTGTGCATTAATTCAGTTGCACCAAACTGTGAAGCTGACCTAAAGCTAACCAGGGTTTTATTTACAAACATTAATGTTTCTTCCCGGTTTTAGTTTCACAGTTAAAATGAACAactgattattttactttacttttaacCCAAGATGACAATCTGCAGATTAACACTCATGTCCAGCCTGATGTGAGGAGGTTTAGTCAGAGGTTTTCATTGTGAAGCCAagtttaaaaagtaaaagtcTCACATTAGACTTATATTTGTAACAGATGGAatcctgactgtgtgtgtgtgttggggggtgttCAGGCTGTAGCAGAGGAAGGGGTGAGTGTGTTGGTACACTGCTCTGATGGATGGGATCGTACGGCTCAGGCCTGCTCGGTGGCCAGCTTGCTCCTGGAACCGTACTACAGAAGCATTAAAGGGTTTATGGtaaaaacacactcactaaaACACAACACGCCATTAACACACTTATATCTGCTACACAAACTATAAACATCCTTATAACCCAAGCCGCAGTGGGTCTGAAGATATGTACTATTATCTGTCTCACATGGCCTGGTTGTGTCTCTCTAGGTGCTGATAGAGAAGGACTGGGTATCGTTTGGACACAAGTTCTCACACAGGTCTATACATCCAAACATCTGTACATCCAAACATCAGATGCTTGGATGAGCAGATGTTTGGATGTACAGATGTTTGTACATCCAAACATCTATACAAACATCTGCTCATCCAAACATCTGTTCATCAGAGAATGTGTTCATCCAAACATCTGCACATAGATGTATTTGTACTTTATGCATTTAAATCAGCTTGACATACCTCTGACCTAACCCAGTCatctggaaatgtttttatgttatttcCCCCACAGGTATGCTCACCTGGACGGAGACCCTAAGGAGGTGTCGCCTGTGATGGACCAGTTCCTGGAGTGTGTTTGGCAGCTGATGGAACAGTTCCCCTGCGCCTTCGAGTTTAATGAGCGCTTCCTCCTGCAGCTGCACACACATGTCCACTCCTGTCAGTACGGCAACTTCATCGGTAACAGCCAGAGAGAGCGTCGGGACCTGAGGTAAGCGCCGTCATGTGTCGACAAAACCCTCAAAACTGTAAAGATACTAAATattgacctgtgtgtgtgtgtgtgtgtgtgtgtgtgtgagcaggatACTGGAGCGAACTCATTCACTGTGGCCGTGTCTTTGGAAGAACAGAGCCGAGTTCTTAAATCCGCTGTACAGATCAGACCACAGTCAGACTCAGGGTGTGCTGAGACCTGTGACCACACCCTACAGCTTCAAGTGAGTGCtgccttctctttcttcttctaaGAAATGAGTGTATGTGGGTACGAAATACTGCTGTAGCCTTCAGTAGATGCTAATGGATAAATAACTCTGTGTGACTCCAGATTCTGGAAAGGCATGTACAGTTGTGCAGAAAGGGGCAGGGCCTCACATCAGTCtccttctgattggctgactgcAGTGAAGGAGGAGTCACAACAACTGGAGGAGGAGCTTAACACCCACCAGGAGGTACCGCGGGAGACCGGCGATGGACAAGGCATACATACTCGCTGAAACACACCTCTTAGATACACATGTTTAAATGATTAGCCATGCCCCCTGGGCTAAGACACACTGCACCTGCAGCCAATGAAATGCTGAGCTGAACCTCGAAtgtttgttattaattataacaaataattaattattaagctCCTTAATTAagctccttacagaaaacacaGCAACGAATCCCTGTTAAtaagccgttactatagaaacgagtcaacaccttctgaccaatcactaTCCAGCACTCATCAGTGCCGCTGAGGAAGTTAATGATGTTTCCGTGCAGCTGCTTGTTCTCTAACTCTTATTCTCTCCCTGATGTAGAGACTTGCTCAGCTGCTAGAGAGCAAGATGAAGAGCAACGGAGCGACTGAACATTCGTACCGGATATTGCTGAAAGAAAACAAGGTCAGCGAAACTCAGGATTTCATCACCTGCATGAACTCTGCTATTGGGACAGAAAACCACGCCCCCTCCTTCACACTACCACTGACATCACCTACCAACCCCAAGGCCACCGACGCCGACGATCTTTCAGTCTGCAGTGACCTGGAATCAGGTGTCGCTGACCTCAGCAGCCACGCCTCCAGCTCCTGCGACGATACAAAAGACCCCCATCTGGACGAGGCAGCCTATG
The Tachysurus fulvidraco isolate hzauxx_2018 chromosome 7, HZAU_PFXX_2.0, whole genome shotgun sequence DNA segment above includes these coding regions:
- the mtmr7b gene encoding myotubularin-related protein 7b isoform X1; translated protein: MEHIRTPKVENVRLIDRWIPRKSMVGTLYLSSTHTIFVENSDTHKETWLLHSLISSVDRPPATPTGSPLILHCKNFQVFQFLLPLERDCVDVHEALTHLSRPERYGELFCFSFLPSMVKEDREKAWSFLDLRAEFSRMGIPSNLWHITPANHEYRVCDTYPSELFVPKSVSPAVIVGSAKFRSRGRLPVLSYFHRDTGAAVCRSSQPLSGFSTRSPEDEQMLQSIMKSNPTSEFMYVVDTRPKLNAMANRAAGKGYENEDHYTNIKLQFIGIENIHVMRSSQQKLIEVGDLRSPSMGDFLWGLENSGWLKHIKAVLDAGVFIAKAVAEEGVSVLVHCSDGWDRTAQACSVASLLLEPYYRSIKGFMVLIEKDWVSFGHKFSHRYAHLDGDPKEVSPVMDQFLECVWQLMEQFPCAFEFNERFLLQLHTHVHSCQYGNFIGNSQRERRDLRILERTHSLWPCLWKNRAEFLNPLYRSDHSQTQGVLRPVTTPYSFKFWKGMYSCAERGRASHQSPSDWLTAVKEESQQLEEELNTHQERLAQLLESKMKSNGATEHSYRILLKENKVSETQDFITCMNSAIGTENHAPSFTLPLTSPTNPKATDADDLSVCSDLESGVADLSSHASSSCDDTKDPHLDEAAYASV